One genomic window of Methanosarcina acetivorans C2A includes the following:
- a CDS encoding ISNCY-like element ISMac19 family transposase — MVTINLTLNNFSELHALLDVFGCFGNDYEYTTRGIFRRKIPPVCSICNTPMVHNGYNPHTKDGLGKINIGRYKCSNCGSTHEEDYSFWEDMKTLLFDTFNDFFQLLRYHNVSYDGISDLMDFIYPRSRSTIFRAFYKEMEQETIPYSENIHMVHYDEQHPKEGRCQKYRLTLLDAKAQRTIADELFKDKSPETIKKFLKKNLDASEPVFIVTDFDKRYPDILKEIFRDKLVHQYCLMHLNKLIVNDFPKNTTIEQELLKYRLLSIFYNRENEIKFLQKLQSEELNVINNKEKHQEWIKKAKKEFCQYRHKLKLEIKRKKENLPRNSLEKAKYNFDKLMENIRTYDEKVQKRLWMINKHWLNLTLFHYLPGAPATNNPIESYYSKSLKTDNKKKFRTDKGIENRIKLTQMRRLNLLKKPQKSFMELFRLFSPFKL; from the coding sequence ATGGTGACTATAAATCTTACACTTAATAACTTTTCTGAGCTCCATGCTCTCTTAGACGTTTTTGGTTGTTTTGGAAACGATTATGAATATACTACACGAGGAATTTTTCGTAGAAAAATTCCTCCCGTCTGTTCAATTTGTAATACTCCAATGGTTCATAATGGCTATAATCCCCATACCAAAGACGGTCTTGGGAAAATCAACATTGGTCGGTATAAATGCTCAAACTGTGGTAGTACACACGAAGAAGATTATAGTTTTTGGGAAGATATGAAGACTTTACTTTTTGATACATTCAATGATTTTTTCCAGTTACTCAGATACCATAACGTTTCATATGATGGAATTTCTGATCTAATGGATTTCATATATCCAAGATCAAGAAGCACGATTTTTAGAGCATTCTACAAAGAAATGGAACAGGAAACTATTCCATATTCAGAAAATATACATATGGTGCATTATGACGAACAACATCCAAAAGAAGGAAGATGTCAGAAATACCGTTTAACTTTACTGGATGCAAAAGCTCAAAGAACGATAGCAGATGAACTTTTCAAAGATAAGAGTCCAGAAACCATCAAGAAATTTCTAAAGAAAAATCTTGATGCATCAGAGCCAGTGTTTATCGTTACGGATTTTGATAAGAGATACCCTGATATATTAAAGGAAATTTTTAGGGATAAGTTAGTCCATCAATATTGTTTGATGCATTTAAATAAGCTTATTGTTAATGATTTTCCAAAGAACACAACGATAGAACAGGAACTTTTGAAGTACAGGTTATTAAGTATATTTTATAATAGAGAGAATGAGATTAAATTTCTGCAAAAACTTCAATCTGAAGAACTCAACGTAATTAATAACAAAGAAAAGCATCAAGAATGGATTAAAAAAGCAAAAAAGGAATTTTGCCAGTATAGACATAAATTAAAGCTTGAAATCAAAAGAAAAAAGGAAAATCTTCCACGTAATAGTCTTGAAAAAGCAAAATATAACTTTGATAAATTAATGGAAAATATAAGAACATATGATGAAAAGGTTCAAAAACGATTGTGGATGATCAATAAACACTGGTTAAATCTTACTTTGTTCCATTATCTTCCAGGAGCGCCAGCGACAAATAACCCTATCGAAAGCTATTATTCAAAAAGTCTAAAAACGGATAACAAGAAGAAGTTTAGAACTGACAAAGGAATTGAAAATCGGATTAAACTTACTCAGATGAGAAGATTAAATTTACTTAAGAAACCACAAAAGTCATTTATGGAATTGTTCAGATTATTTTCTCCATTTAAGCTTTAG
- a CDS encoding BatD family protein has translation MTKKIASIVLVAVFVFSTFSTAALAADEVEWVEKKNDAKLYWGDTITVDGYEIKAEDFNEDKMVFVSISRDGEKLKTAPLTAGMEFEYEDEIKVYVQKVDPNYEVIKKNGKEFKTGNWDPYAELDILIRGKPNFDIDVDTEKDTYDSKSTGDGRIDVSITVKNDGDAKAENVALTVDTAGLEVLSGKTKYTYTKILKDETVEPITLTLKTPTPWEDTDFKIIAKTTCEDIKDNKYEHSGSKTIKIEKKWDLIVSKSAPKQRHMGEPVYVSVTVRNGGLCNINDIVLKDSIVSNMHLQKDTTLEKTLSLKSGETAEDVFEYTLIPEKPGEFTFPKIVATFTLANGESEIVESDNSEKTKIYGPHIEITKTVDKKQLNPGDELTVKVTAKNSGNVDASVKVSDTVPSEAKLISGETSFSQVLGSGGGSKTITYVLQMNKEGEIEIPACKASFLDLEKYSGEVYSGTSVVNVGTTITLEGSSAQTESSTASNQEKEASSQVSTEGTEEDYGDTPGFSSLLAVTGILAGKGLLRMRRV, from the coding sequence ATGACTAAAAAGATTGCTTCGATTGTATTAGTTGCCGTTTTTGTTTTCTCTACGTTCTCAACGGCTGCTCTTGCGGCAGATGAAGTGGAGTGGGTGGAGAAAAAGAATGATGCAAAACTTTATTGGGGGGATACGATAACCGTAGACGGTTACGAAATAAAAGCAGAGGATTTCAACGAAGATAAGATGGTCTTCGTTTCGATTTCAAGGGACGGGGAAAAATTAAAGACTGCTCCTTTAACGGCAGGGATGGAATTTGAATATGAAGACGAGATAAAGGTTTATGTCCAGAAAGTGGATCCAAACTATGAAGTCATCAAAAAGAACGGAAAAGAGTTCAAGACCGGAAACTGGGATCCTTATGCTGAACTGGATATTCTAATTAGAGGGAAACCGAATTTTGACATAGATGTTGACACCGAAAAAGATACATACGACTCTAAATCTACAGGGGATGGCAGAATCGATGTGTCGATAACGGTTAAAAATGACGGAGATGCTAAGGCTGAAAACGTTGCGTTGACTGTTGATACTGCCGGACTGGAAGTGCTCAGTGGAAAAACGAAGTATACGTACACAAAAATTCTTAAAGATGAGACTGTTGAGCCTATTACTCTCACACTGAAAACGCCTACTCCCTGGGAAGATACAGATTTCAAAATAATCGCAAAAACTACATGTGAGGACATTAAGGATAACAAATATGAACATTCAGGTTCCAAAACAATAAAAATCGAAAAAAAATGGGACCTCATTGTTTCAAAGAGTGCTCCAAAACAGCGCCATATGGGAGAGCCGGTATATGTTTCAGTCACTGTTCGGAACGGGGGACTCTGTAACATAAATGATATCGTCCTTAAAGATTCGATCGTTTCCAACATGCATCTTCAGAAGGATACAACGCTTGAGAAGACGCTTTCTCTAAAATCTGGAGAAACAGCTGAGGATGTTTTTGAGTATACTCTCATTCCGGAAAAACCCGGAGAATTTACCTTCCCGAAAATCGTAGCTACTTTCACCCTTGCAAACGGGGAGAGTGAAATAGTGGAATCCGATAATTCGGAAAAGACAAAAATTTACGGGCCCCATATTGAAATTACGAAAACTGTTGATAAAAAGCAGTTAAATCCTGGAGACGAACTGACTGTAAAGGTTACTGCAAAGAACAGTGGAAATGTTGATGCAAGTGTAAAAGTAAGCGATACAGTACCTTCCGAAGCTAAACTTATAAGTGGAGAAACGAGCTTCAGCCAGGTTCTTGGAAGTGGCGGTGGCTCAAAGACCATCACCTACGTCCTGCAGATGAATAAAGAAGGGGAGATTGAGATCCCTGCCTGCAAAGCAAGTTTCCTGGACCTCGAAAAATATTCAGGAGAGGTCTACTCAGGGACTTCCGTAGTTAATGTGGGAACAACAATTACCCTTGAAGGAAGCAGTGCACAAACGGAAAGTTCAACCGCATCCAACCAGGAGAAAGAAGCTTCGAGCCAGGTGAGTACAGAGGGGACCGAAGAAGATTATGGAGATACCCCCGGATTTAGTTCCCTGCTTGCTGTAACGGGAATCCTGGCGGGAAAAGGGCTTCTGAGAATGAGACGTGTCTGA
- a CDS encoding single-stranded-DNA-specific exonuclease RecJ, with translation MKEPQNQLKAKTLILTHGDSDGICSGAIAKSAYPEAYVYFTSPVSLLDKLDLIEDVENLIICDIAIEERRSFELYSALNKFAEECNLYYIDHHPLPEGFGKEDWFFHDTGVCASELTYRVFEGLLSQEMRRVAIYGAIGDFCDNTPCVRSWVRDWDKRSLFFQAGTLIQAILYKGKDYDFKRILLEPLSKDMIPSNIPDLLEFAREAAINEEKIRLFVKENVKVLKNSAYIVNTNNSISKAAIYAASYGKREVGIAAEYREKKGVYDLSIRSRGKADINRLLRSIAPKFGGSGGGHPVAAGARIPENSLEAFLRAFDKKLGEANEVNYNGNK, from the coding sequence ATGAAAGAACCCCAGAACCAGCTTAAAGCGAAAACCCTGATCCTGACCCATGGTGACTCTGACGGGATATGTTCGGGAGCAATTGCAAAAAGTGCCTATCCGGAAGCATATGTCTATTTCACGAGTCCTGTCAGTCTTCTCGACAAGTTAGATCTTATTGAAGACGTTGAAAATCTTATAATCTGCGATATTGCAATCGAGGAAAGGCGCAGTTTTGAACTCTATTCCGCACTCAATAAATTCGCGGAAGAATGCAACCTGTATTACATTGATCACCATCCGCTGCCGGAAGGATTTGGAAAAGAGGACTGGTTTTTTCACGATACGGGTGTATGTGCTTCTGAACTCACCTACAGGGTATTTGAAGGGCTCCTGAGCCAGGAAATGAGGAGAGTGGCAATCTACGGAGCTATAGGTGACTTCTGTGACAACACGCCCTGTGTAAGAAGCTGGGTCAGAGACTGGGATAAAAGGAGCCTATTTTTTCAGGCCGGGACCCTTATCCAGGCAATACTCTATAAAGGGAAAGACTATGATTTCAAAAGAATCCTGCTCGAGCCCCTCTCAAAAGATATGATTCCTTCAAATATTCCTGATCTGCTCGAATTTGCCCGGGAAGCTGCAATTAATGAAGAAAAAATTCGGCTTTTTGTCAAAGAAAACGTGAAAGTCCTGAAAAACAGTGCGTATATTGTAAATACAAATAACTCTATCTCAAAAGCAGCGATCTATGCAGCCTCCTATGGAAAGAGGGAAGTGGGAATTGCAGCCGAATACCGGGAGAAAAAGGGCGTTTACGACCTGAGCATTCGTTCCCGGGGTAAGGCTGACATAAACCGTCTCCTTCGTTCAATTGCTCCTAAGTTTGGAGGGAGTGGCGGAGGGCATCCTGTTGCAGCAGGAGCGCGTATTCCTGAAAATTCCCTTGAGGCTTTCCTCAGGGCTTTTGATAAAAAGCTCGGGGAAGCAAACGAGGTAAACTACAATGGAAACAAGTAA
- the engB gene encoding GTP-binding protein EngB, translating to METSKTVPESGINLEIIFVGRSNVGKSSLLKELFGAKVRVGKRPGVTLRPTHARISDFLITDMPGFGFMSGVKDRKQDIVKDKTVHYIEDNAERIKIGVLVVDGPSFPEIVDRWDSRDQIPIDVEMFDFLREIGIDTIVAANKMDKVKADEYNDLLDEVAVRLGLEPPWQNWKHIIAPISAKKGDLKALKGLLRDRLHEMKRDDLFKCI from the coding sequence ATGGAAACAAGTAAAACTGTACCTGAAAGCGGTATAAATCTCGAGATTATCTTTGTCGGGCGCTCTAATGTGGGCAAGTCCTCTCTTCTAAAGGAGCTCTTCGGGGCAAAAGTGAGGGTAGGAAAACGTCCGGGTGTCACATTACGCCCAACTCACGCCAGGATCTCCGACTTTCTCATTACGGATATGCCGGGTTTCGGCTTTATGAGCGGAGTAAAGGACCGGAAGCAGGATATTGTTAAAGATAAAACCGTCCACTATATTGAGGACAATGCCGAAAGGATCAAAATAGGGGTTCTTGTAGTAGACGGGCCTTCCTTCCCTGAAATAGTCGACCGTTGGGATTCAAGGGATCAGATCCCTATCGACGTTGAAATGTTTGATTTTCTGAGGGAAATCGGGATCGACACAATCGTTGCTGCAAACAAGATGGACAAAGTAAAAGCAGACGAGTATAACGATCTCCTTGACGAGGTCGCAGTTCGCCTCGGACTTGAACCTCCCTGGCAGAACTGGAAGCATATCATTGCTCCGATAAGTGCCAAAAAAGGAGATTTGAAAGCCTTAAAGGGCCTTCTCCGGGACAGGCTACATGAAATGAAAAGGGACGACCTGTTCAAATGTATTTGA
- a CDS encoding ATP-dependent DNA ligase has protein sequence MTSFREFAETCQAIEKISSTIETTNKVADLLKKVDVEELPLATHFIMSEVFPAWSGEQLGIGTSLLYSSLSKASGMSVRSIESLIRTTGDIGETALLILKEKRKNQVTFSSFLEEQPELSITEVYQRFKTASEASGKGSQELKIKNLQFLFNSSTPREAKYISRLALEELRIGVGEGVVRDAIARAFSVPSDKVEHAFMVTNDLGIVAAAAKEGGIEALESLGIEINRPIKMMLSQISPDIDADIRDMKGAAIEWKFDGARVQIHKNGNSVTLFSRKLENVTNSLPDLVEIIRKHVKAESAILDGEAVAVDENGKPRAFQEILKRFRRKYDVEEKALGIPIQLNLFDIMYLNGRTLIDLPLVERRKALESCVESSVEDSKSISVDEQVITGDLELVEKIYREALNAGHEGVMVKNPNSAYSPGKRGKNWLKKKPLMETLDLVVVGAEWGYGRRANLIGSYSVACYDPETSRFLQVGKVGTGLTDEQLKELTEMLSGLMEGGEAGGVFAIRPKVVLEIAFEEIQKSPNYDSGFALRFPRFIRIRDDKDPEEADTIQRIGRVYSQQLKRL, from the coding sequence ATGACAAGCTTCAGGGAATTTGCAGAAACCTGCCAGGCGATTGAAAAGATATCGAGTACTATTGAAACCACAAATAAAGTTGCCGACCTCCTCAAAAAGGTTGACGTGGAAGAACTGCCTCTTGCAACTCACTTTATCATGAGTGAAGTTTTCCCTGCCTGGAGTGGAGAGCAACTCGGGATCGGCACAAGCCTGCTGTATAGTTCTCTCTCCAAGGCTTCCGGAATGTCTGTAAGAAGTATAGAATCTCTTATCCGGACCACAGGAGATATCGGGGAAACCGCACTTCTTATTTTAAAGGAGAAAAGGAAAAATCAGGTGACATTTTCTTCTTTCCTTGAGGAGCAGCCGGAACTTTCAATAACTGAGGTTTACCAGCGGTTCAAAACAGCTTCCGAAGCCTCGGGAAAAGGTTCTCAGGAACTCAAAATCAAAAACCTTCAGTTCCTCTTTAATTCCTCAACTCCAAGGGAAGCAAAGTACATTTCCAGGCTTGCCCTTGAAGAACTCCGAATAGGAGTAGGAGAAGGAGTTGTCCGGGATGCGATTGCCAGAGCCTTTTCCGTCCCTTCGGATAAGGTAGAACATGCCTTCATGGTCACAAATGATCTGGGGATAGTTGCTGCAGCTGCCAAGGAAGGCGGGATAGAAGCCCTTGAGAGTTTGGGGATCGAGATTAATCGCCCAATAAAAATGATGCTCTCTCAGATCAGCCCGGACATAGATGCCGATATAAGGGACATGAAGGGAGCTGCAATTGAATGGAAATTCGATGGGGCAAGGGTCCAGATCCACAAGAATGGAAATTCGGTTACTCTTTTTTCCCGAAAGCTTGAAAACGTCACAAACTCCCTCCCTGACCTTGTTGAAATAATCCGGAAACATGTAAAGGCCGAGTCCGCAATCCTTGACGGGGAAGCCGTAGCTGTGGATGAAAACGGAAAACCCAGGGCTTTTCAGGAGATCCTTAAGCGCTTCAGGCGCAAATACGATGTGGAAGAAAAAGCTCTCGGAATTCCTATCCAGCTAAATCTCTTTGACATTATGTACCTGAACGGCAGGACCCTGATCGATCTTCCTCTTGTCGAACGGCGAAAAGCTCTTGAGTCCTGTGTGGAGAGCTCGGTTGAAGACTCAAAGTCTATCTCTGTGGACGAGCAGGTGATAACCGGAGATCTCGAACTTGTGGAAAAGATCTACAGGGAAGCTTTGAATGCCGGACATGAAGGTGTCATGGTCAAAAACCCGAACTCGGCATATTCCCCGGGCAAACGCGGCAAAAACTGGCTGAAGAAAAAACCCCTTATGGAAACTCTTGACCTTGTGGTTGTGGGAGCAGAATGGGGCTACGGGCGCAGGGCAAACCTGATCGGTTCATATTCGGTTGCCTGCTACGACCCCGAGACCTCACGCTTCCTGCAGGTCGGCAAGGTTGGCACCGGGCTTACCGATGAGCAGTTGAAGGAACTTACGGAAATGCTCTCAGGCCTGATGGAAGGCGGAGAAGCCGGAGGAGTCTTTGCTATAAGACCGAAGGTTGTTCTGGAAATCGCTTTTGAGGAAATCCAGAAAAGCCCCAACTACGACTCGGGCTTTGCACTGCGTTTCCCCCGCTTTATCCGCATCCGGGACGATAAAGACCCCGAAGAAGCCGATACCATCCAGCGGATCGGGCGCGTCTACAGTCAGCAATTAAAAAGACTTTAA
- a CDS encoding homoserine dehydrogenase, which translates to MENMKTVHCSILGFGAIGQGVAEVLLMKKEYLKSIGLEVLVVAVVDSKGATVDPAGVDLADCLARKRTKGTVAIEKLTGVEVIRSVSHELVIETTPTNIVTGGAGLQNMLAAFETGKDVVTSNKGPLTLKYRELTKAAKAAGSNFRFEATVGGSMPVINLANEVLAGNRLRSIKGILNGTCNYILTRMLEERASYKDILAESMELGIAETDPTYDVEGIDTACKLVILANAIFGLDVTYKDVEVTGITKITPEALEMAYERGHVIKLIGEVSRERIQVAPRLVPINHPLAVRGTLNVASIDTELAGEITVTGKGAGPIETASAILSDFVAIYGDR; encoded by the coding sequence ATTGAAAATATGAAAACAGTGCACTGCTCCATTTTAGGATTTGGGGCAATTGGACAGGGTGTAGCCGAGGTACTCCTTATGAAAAAAGAGTATCTGAAAAGTATCGGGCTGGAAGTTCTCGTTGTTGCAGTTGTGGATTCGAAAGGGGCTACTGTTGACCCTGCAGGAGTGGATCTGGCTGATTGCCTTGCCCGCAAGAGGACAAAGGGAACGGTTGCCATAGAAAAGCTCACAGGAGTCGAGGTCATAAGGTCCGTATCCCATGAGCTGGTAATAGAAACCACTCCTACAAATATTGTTACAGGAGGCGCAGGGCTTCAGAATATGCTTGCAGCCTTCGAGACAGGCAAGGATGTTGTTACTTCAAATAAAGGCCCGCTTACCCTGAAGTACAGAGAACTTACGAAAGCTGCAAAAGCAGCCGGGTCAAACTTCAGGTTTGAAGCAACCGTCGGAGGCTCTATGCCCGTCATTAACCTGGCAAACGAAGTCCTTGCCGGAAATAGGCTCCGAAGTATCAAGGGAATTCTTAACGGAACCTGTAACTATATCCTCACCAGAATGCTCGAGGAAAGGGCAAGCTATAAGGATATTCTTGCCGAGTCCATGGAACTCGGAATTGCCGAAACCGACCCTACATACGATGTCGAAGGTATTGATACCGCCTGTAAGCTGGTAATTCTTGCCAATGCAATTTTCGGGCTTGATGTGACATATAAGGACGTTGAGGTTACGGGAATCACAAAAATCACACCCGAAGCCCTGGAAATGGCTTACGAAAGAGGGCATGTGATCAAGCTCATAGGAGAAGTCAGCCGGGAAAGGATACAGGTTGCTCCAAGGCTTGTGCCTATTAACCATCCTCTTGCTGTGAGAGGCACCCTTAATGTAGCTTCCATAGACACCGAACTTGCCGGAGAGATCACGGTTACGGGCAAAGGTGCGGGCCCGATCGAAACCGCAAGTGCAATTCTCAGTGACTTTGTTGCAATTTACGGAGATCGGTAA
- a CDS encoding amino acid-binding protein — protein MRVSMDIELKDVPGQMLLALQPLSEFKANLITVLHHHQKRTPRKTVPVQLVLETKPESIEVIKAKLEENGIRVVRVGEHRFRESINVVLIGHVVHTGIQDTIDEIDKTGFAEVVDLSLSMPGIDLLSSALIRIDAVGKEDLQKALDILKTVSARKDLLMVLPIDIQA, from the coding sequence ATGCGAGTTTCCATGGACATTGAATTAAAAGATGTGCCCGGGCAGATGCTTTTAGCCCTCCAGCCTCTTTCGGAATTCAAAGCTAACCTGATAACTGTTTTACACCACCACCAGAAGCGAACCCCCAGAAAAACAGTACCTGTACAGCTTGTACTTGAGACAAAACCTGAGAGTATAGAAGTAATCAAAGCAAAACTCGAGGAAAACGGGATAAGAGTTGTGAGGGTCGGAGAACACCGCTTCAGAGAGAGCATAAATGTAGTCCTCATAGGGCATGTGGTCCATACAGGGATCCAGGATACGATTGATGAGATTGACAAGACCGGGTTTGCGGAGGTAGTTGACCTCTCGTTATCCATGCCGGGTATCGACTTGCTTTCTTCAGCCCTGATCAGAATTGATGCTGTGGGTAAAGAGGATCTGCAAAAGGCACTTGATATCCTGAAAACAGTCTCGGCAAGAAAAGACCTGCTTATGGTGCTTCCAATAGACATCCAGGCCTGA
- a CDS encoding helix-turn-helix transcriptional regulator: MCVQGNALAATIHGTVYEWYSFKPLENAVVEINSTPAQNLVATNAEYSFNLTPGTYLITANYFEENTVVYRAEEKFIVTDDDGEYVHDLLLFPTYQEDLLDQGNLENVDLDFGETEPQPQANSQNTVLALALLALCILLVAGYFLKKGKSTPPEKTAGFPEKTETLHVSSEAEASELDASGSEKFTVAAETAGSEPGKVGIEASEINSEPSETLNLETQSENISETELPVQQNVKLSEASKVPVISQSIPSFEEGLDSLGSEDPESPETNLPDDLKEIMNLIRANGNRITQRELRKKSPYSESKVSLMLSDLEERGLIEKFKRGRGNIIRIPDEEVLKQAGTQSKKGSGENGTSQ; the protein is encoded by the coding sequence ATGTGTGTTCAGGGAAACGCACTTGCGGCGACGATTCACGGGACCGTATATGAGTGGTACAGCTTCAAACCCCTCGAAAACGCAGTAGTTGAGATCAACTCTACTCCAGCGCAGAATCTTGTTGCAACGAATGCCGAATACTCTTTTAACCTTACTCCGGGAACCTACCTGATAACTGCCAATTATTTTGAAGAGAACACTGTAGTTTATAGGGCTGAAGAAAAATTTATAGTTACCGATGATGATGGGGAATACGTTCATGACCTTTTACTCTTCCCCACCTACCAGGAAGATCTGCTTGACCAGGGGAACCTGGAAAATGTTGACCTGGATTTTGGAGAAACAGAGCCACAACCCCAGGCAAACTCACAGAATACGGTCTTAGCTCTTGCTTTACTCGCACTCTGTATCCTGCTAGTCGCGGGTTATTTCTTGAAAAAGGGAAAAAGTACCCCTCCCGAAAAGACTGCAGGTTTCCCGGAGAAAACGGAAACATTGCATGTTTCATCAGAAGCAGAAGCATCAGAACTGGATGCATCAGGATCCGAAAAGTTCACAGTAGCTGCTGAGACAGCCGGTTCAGAGCCCGGTAAAGTTGGTATTGAGGCCTCTGAGATAAACTCTGAGCCTTCCGAAACTCTTAACCTGGAAACTCAGTCAGAAAACATATCTGAGACGGAGCTTCCTGTGCAGCAAAATGTAAAGCTGTCGGAAGCCTCAAAAGTACCTGTTATATCTCAGTCCATCCCCTCATTTGAAGAGGGACTTGATTCGCTGGGCTCCGAAGACCCCGAAAGCCCTGAAACAAACCTCCCGGACGACCTGAAAGAGATTATGAACCTGATTCGGGCTAATGGAAATAGAATCACTCAGAGAGAACTCCGCAAAAAATCTCCGTACTCGGAGTCAAAAGTTAGCCTTATGCTTTCGGACCTTGAAGAACGCGGACTGATTGAAAAGTTCAAAAGAGGCAGAGGAAATATTATCCGGATTCCGGATGAAGAGGTTCTCAAGCAAGCTGGAACCCAGAGCAAGAAGGGATCAGGAGAAAACGGAACTTCACAATAA
- a CDS encoding transposase, with product MGKGNIAIDKSMIKTIVDGKIIIPLPKVLVENRYYPMFSIFSPTQCDSCGSKLHVNSHHTRFIISRYGTISLNVTYWLCPTCKKHYHDRVIGVQGSANYSSEYYDTQINVRYDGRCSLHNSWRIGETYTEGVINVCGRAPCPTSLWLYEQKLAKLSKQELLNQGVSFEETLYVDGNWIKNGWKKKLEEFIGTKLTKKEWKKMRYKSVYVVATKEKVILDFEVTERLPTIEALMPLFIRIKNRFPEDKIKKIVSDEDKAIIGAVKMVFPEVTHSFCVFHQLKNVSKRYYEEFSSVEEIPDNDKITYNEISQLILSDTVISAVAHIQKIREFNSDLELSEASHKAISYAEEIFSKNVSFLKKGFTPETDNTMEQIFSLICDIVDKVRSFKTDNGLTNFCYNLFTFFNKRCFSTGKWKGFSPLMRARFQYG from the coding sequence ATGGGAAAAGGAAACATTGCAATAGATAAATCAATGATAAAAACGATAGTTGACGGCAAAATAATAATTCCTTTGCCAAAAGTTTTGGTTGAAAATCGATACTATCCTATGTTCTCTATATTCTCCCCTACTCAGTGTGATAGTTGTGGAAGTAAATTACATGTTAACTCTCATCACACTCGTTTTATTATATCACGTTACGGCACTATATCTCTCAATGTTACATACTGGCTTTGTCCCACTTGTAAGAAACATTATCATGATCGGGTTATTGGTGTTCAGGGTTCTGCAAATTACAGTTCTGAATATTATGATACACAAATAAATGTCAGATACGATGGACGATGCAGTCTGCACAATTCTTGGCGAATTGGGGAAACATATACAGAAGGAGTAATAAATGTCTGTGGAAGAGCTCCTTGTCCCACTTCATTGTGGTTATATGAACAGAAACTAGCAAAACTTTCAAAGCAAGAACTTTTGAACCAAGGAGTTAGCTTTGAAGAAACATTGTATGTTGATGGGAATTGGATCAAGAATGGATGGAAAAAAAAGCTTGAAGAATTTATTGGAACGAAACTCACAAAGAAAGAATGGAAAAAAATGCGATATAAATCTGTTTACGTTGTTGCTACCAAAGAGAAGGTCATTTTAGATTTTGAAGTAACTGAGAGGTTACCAACAATTGAGGCTCTGATGCCTCTTTTTATACGAATAAAGAACCGATTTCCTGAAGATAAAATCAAAAAGATTGTTTCTGATGAGGATAAAGCGATCATTGGAGCCGTAAAAATGGTCTTTCCTGAAGTGACTCATTCTTTTTGTGTGTTTCATCAATTAAAAAACGTTAGTAAGAGGTATTATGAGGAATTCAGTTCTGTTGAAGAGATTCCAGATAACGATAAGATTACCTACAATGAGATATCTCAATTGATACTTTCTGATACGGTTATCAGTGCTGTTGCGCATATTCAGAAGATACGAGAATTTAACTCTGATCTTGAACTTTCTGAAGCGTCTCATAAAGCGATTTCTTATGCCGAAGAGATTTTCAGCAAGAATGTGAGCTTCTTGAAAAAAGGTTTTACACCTGAGACAGATAATACAATGGAACAAATATTTTCTTTGATATGTGATATAGTAGACAAAGTAAGGTCATTCAAAACCGATAATGGACTAACTAATTTTTGTTACAATCTATTTACTTTTTTCAACAAACGGTGTTTCAGCACTGGAAAATGGAAAGGTTTCTCACCTTTAATGAGAGCAAGATTCCAATATGGATAA